One window from the genome of Paramormyrops kingsleyae isolate MSU_618 chromosome 3, PKINGS_0.4, whole genome shotgun sequence encodes:
- the gnrh3 gene encoding gonadotropin-releasing hormone 3 → MEIFRGGLVQLLMLTCILHLGMAQHWSYGWLPGGKRSVGDAEASLKMDSDDLVNIFEVASPLEAEQLTPYQLVSEDSSDFARKRKWMPLKRKN, encoded by the exons ATGGAGATCTTCAGGGGGGGTTTGGTTCAACTGCTGATGCTGACATGTATCCTGCATCTCGGTATGGCCCAGCACTGGTCATACGGCTGGCTACCAGGAGGCAAGCGGAGTGTGGGTGATGCTGAAGCATCATTAAAG ATGGATAGTGATGACTTAGTGAACATCTTTGAAGTAGCCAGTCCTCTGGAAGCAGAGCAGCTGACTCCATATCAGTTA GTGAGTGAAGACTCAAGTGATTTTGCCAGAAAACGAAAATGGATGCCactgaagagaaaaaattaa